The sequence below is a genomic window from Anaerolineales bacterium.
GCAGTCGATCAAGGTGACCACCAAGGAAGAAATCGCCTCGGTCGCCGCCATCTCCGCCCAGGACAAGGAAATCGGCGATCTGATCGCCGAGGTCATGGACAAGGTCGGCAAAGATGGCGTGATCACGGTCGAGGAGTCGAAGGGCCTCGAGTTCGAGACCGAGTACGTCGAAGGCATGCAGTTCGACCGTGGCTACATCTCGGCTTACTTCGTCACCGACCCCGAGCACATGGAAGCCGTGATCACCGATCCGTATATCCTGATCCACGACAAGAAGGTCTCGGCGGCCGCCGATATCGTTCCGATCCTGGAGAAGCTGGTGCAGATCGGCAAGCGGGAAATGGTCGTCATTGCCGAGGACATCGATGGTGAGGCGCTGGCGACCCTGGTGTTGAACAAACTGCGCGGCATGCTGAACGTGGTCGCCGTCAAGGCCCCCGGCTTCGGCGATCGGCGCAAGGCGATGCTGCAGGATGTCGCCATTCTGACCGGCGGGACCGTGATCACCGAGGAGCTCGGCCGCAAGCTCGAGTCCGTCACCCTGAATGACCTGGGCAAGGCTGCCAAGGTTGTGGCGAACAAGGAAGACACGACCATCGTCGAGGGCAAGGGCGACCCGGCCCGCATCAAGGGCCGGATTGAAGAGATCAAGGTCGAGATCGACAAGTCGACCAGCGACTACGACAAGGAGAAGCTGCAGGAGCGCCTGGCCAAGCTGTCGGGTGGTGTGGCGGTCATCCGGGTCGGCGCCGCAACTGAAACCGAGCTCAAGGAGAAGAAGCACCGCGTCGAGGACGCTCTCTCCGCCACCCGGGCTGCGGTCGAGGAAGGGATCGTGCCCGGCGGCGGTGTGGCCCTGATCAACGCCCGCGAGGCGATCAAGGATCTCAAGTTCGAGGACGAGGACGAGACCGTCGGCGTGAACATCGTGCGCAAGGCCCTCGATGTTCCTATGGCCAGGATCGCGGAGAACGCCGGGCAGGATGGCGCAGTGGTCATCGAGACTGTGCGCCGCATGCAGGTAGAGAAGAAGAACAAGAACATCGGCTTCGACGTGATCAAGGGCGAGTACGTGGACATGGTCAAGGTCGGTATCATCGACCCGGCCAAGGTCACCAAGGGCGCCCTCGAGAACGCGGCTTCGATCGCGGCCATGATCCTTACGACCGAGGCGCTGATCACCGACGTGCCGGAGAAGGAGAAGATGTCTGCGCCGCAGATGCCGGACTACTAGACCGGCGGAGGCTTCGAGCCGCTTCCGCTGCTTGCAGCGGGCGGAGCTCGGCGCTGAATTCCCGATAGGCAGACACAGGAGGTTTGAGCAACGGCTCAAACCTCCTGTCGCGCTGGTGGGCGGCTGCGCCGGCCAAGGACTGCTCAGGCGAGGATCGCGCCTCGGCGGGCTCCCAACCCGTGCCGAGCTCTCTGACCTAGGCGCCGGAGGAAGCCGAGGATCCAACCACAGCGAGTTCGGCTGCGCCGCTCGAGGCGCTCGAGGGTGATCGCCGGAGTGTTTGGTGGCCTGGGCGAGTTCTTCGGCCTGAACCCGTTGTGGATGCGACTGGCGTTTCTGCTGGCGCTCATCCCGGGAGGAATCCCCGGCGGGCTGCTCTAGCTGCTCTTCTGGCTAATGGTCCCCGCTGGCCGCGGTTGATGGCGGCCCGGGCGGCAGCCGAGGGGCTCAGACAAAGGCATTCAGCGCCAAAACCACCCCAAGAATAGCCACGGCTGCCAGGCAGCCGAGGCGCAACAGCCGGCCTGTGATCCGCACCAGGAACCTTAGCACGATCCAGGCAGCCAGCGCCGCCAGGAGCAGGAAGAGCCCATTGGTCCAGGGAGACTGGATCAGGTCCATGCCGCCACCTCTCACGGCAGGCGACTGGGATGGATAGACAAGGGCC
It includes:
- the groL gene encoding chaperonin GroEL (60 kDa chaperone family; promotes refolding of misfolded polypeptides especially under stressful conditions; forms two stacked rings of heptamers to form a barrel-shaped 14mer; ends can be capped by GroES; misfolded proteins enter the barrel where they are refolded when GroES binds), producing the protein MAAKQLAFSEDARRRLKEGVDVLAAAVATTLGPKGRNVGLDRKFGSPTITHDGVTVAKEIELEDPFANMGAQLLKEAATKTNDIAGDGTTTSTVLAHAMVTNGLKSLAAGSNPMMLKHGIEAAAKGVAEAIGKQSIKVTTKEEIASVAAISAQDKEIGDLIAEVMDKVGKDGVITVEESKGLEFETEYVEGMQFDRGYISAYFVTDPEHMEAVITDPYILIHDKKVSAAADIVPILEKLVQIGKREMVVIAEDIDGEALATLVLNKLRGMLNVVAVKAPGFGDRRKAMLQDVAILTGGTVITEELGRKLESVTLNDLGKAAKVVANKEDTTIVEGKGDPARIKGRIEEIKVEIDKSTSDYDKEKLQERLAKLSGGVAVIRVGAATETELKEKKHRVEDALSATRAAVEEGIVPGGGVALINAREAIKDLKFEDEDETVGVNIVRKALDVPMARIAENAGQDGAVVIETVRRMQVEKKNKNIGFDVIKGEYVDMVKVGIIDPAKVTKGALENAASIAAMILTTEALITDVPEKEKMSAPQMPDY
- a CDS encoding PspC domain-containing protein → MIAGVFGGLGEFFGLNPLWMRLAFLLALIPGGIPGGLL